A stretch of the Corylus avellana chromosome ca6, CavTom2PMs-1.0 genome encodes the following:
- the LOC132185260 gene encoding protein CHUP1, chloroplastic-like yields MIIRVSCLVVASVAALSFSQINIGSYRKQNTRIEVSDAHESALQHQQIEEKKEEELQNSKDEEEKEEKKINNKMQRILKPEEFEFLVCDKEVTETGLLQSLVVEVEQRRLILERKQLELYGLKEEQSCIGKLRRQLDDKTAEINMLKMRVDSLQVERKMLHEEIKQGLLAEKQLEMAKKLLKGMRENMGANASHVMGRLMVLEQQVSRLQSDGISFRDAMVEKKLESVQDVELQVVEMKRRNKELELEKRELAIDLALLRERTAALSNMTQDKIMAKVKEELTSLRHANEELQEQVERLQQNRFNMVQELVYQRWIHTCLRYEIQNHQNQSRKALKSQKPHEKTKTLRKLTTFHNISSNTSSAESEEIDSSPFDSSSSSQQISKKTQTFRCARRVSFNDSVQSVESTYLDGKEIPAMRTEIDNDSINLHEEGSRTEIVSGDHELHTKMPKELPMDSRVKTHVAALFFFFILLIYFLYLSAIKY; encoded by the exons ATGATAATCAGAGTAAGCTGCCTGGTTGTTGCTTCTGTTGCTGCCCTTTCGTTTTCACAGATAAACATAGGATCTTACAGGAAGCAGAACACTAGAATTGAGGTTTCAG ACGCCCATGAATCAGCCCTGCAACACCAGcagattgaagaaaaaaaggaagaggagCTTCAAAATTCTAAG GacgaggaagagaaagaggagaaaaagatCAACAATAAGATGCAAAGAATCTTGAAACCTGAGGAATTTGAGTTTCTGGTGTGTGATAAGGAAGTGACAGAGACAGGGCTATTACAGAGTTTAGTGGTGGAAGTGGAGCAGAGGAGATTGATTCTTGAAAGGAAACAGCTTGAATTATATGGTCTGAAAGAAGAGCAATCGTGCATTGGCAAGTTGAGAAGGCAATTAGATGACAAAACCGCGGAGATTAACATGCTTAAGATGAGGGTTGATTCATTACAGGTTGAGAGAAAGATGCTTCATGAAGAAATCAAACAGGGTCTCTTGGCAGAGAAGCAGCTAGAAATGGCAAAGAAGTTGCTGAAGGGAATGAGGGAGAACATGGGTGCAAATGCAAGCCATGTGATGGGGCGGTTGATGGTGCTGGAACAACAAGTTTCCCGCTTACAAAGTGACGGAATCTCATTTAGAGATGCCATGGTTGAGAAGAAGCTTGAATCGGTGCAAGATGTTGAGCTACAAGTTGTAGAAATGAAGAGGAGGAACAAAGAGCTTGAGTTAGAAAAGAGGGAACTGGCGATTGATTTGGCTCTTCTAAGAGAAAGAACAGCAGCTCTTTCCAACATGACACAG GATAAAATTATGGCCAAGGTCAAAGAGGAACTAACTAGTTTAAGACATGCAAATGAAGAACTTCAAGAACAAGTTGAAAGATTGCAGCAGAACAGATTTAACATGGTCCAAGAACTTGTGTACCAACGCTGGATCCACACTTGCTTAAGGTATGAAATCCAAAATCATCAAAACCAGTCAAGAAAGGCCTTAAAAAGCCAAAAGCCTCATGAGAAAACTAAGACTTTAAGGAAATTGACAACATTTCACAACATTTCTTCCAACACCTCCTCAGCTGAGAGTGAAGAAATTGACAGTAGCCCATTTGATAGCTCATCAAGTAGCCAACAAATTTCTAAGAAAACCCAAACTTTTCGATGTGCGAGGAGAGTTTCGTTTAACGATTCTGTTCAATCAGTGGAATCAACATATCTAGATGGAAAGGAAATTCCTGCTATGAGGACTGAAATTGATAATGATAGCATCAATCTGCATGAAGAAGGAAGCAGGACTGAAATTGTTTCTGGAGATCATGAGCTGCATACAAAAATGCCCAAAGAGCTTCCTATGGATAGCAGGGTTAAGACCCATGTAGCtgccctcttctttttcttcattttactcATTTATTTCTTATATCTTTCTGCTATAAAATACTAA